A segment of the Sulfolobales archaeon genome:
CTGTTTTAGATGGTTCGCCGAGGTATTTAGTGATTGTTATCATATCCTGTGGATCGAGGTAGAGATACATGGCAGGGGTTTTCATAGGTGTTGCAACAATTATCTCTCCCCTATATATTCTCCATCTCTTTTCAAGACACGATACGAGGATGTTGATAGAAACCTCACCCATAATCGCTATATCTACATCGCTATCAACACTCACATCCCCCCTCGCTATGGAGCCATAGGCGTAGCCCTCGATACCGCATTTCTTAAGCTCCTGCAAAATCTCCCTGGCTATTCCCCTCTTCTCCTCTAAGATCTCAAATCTCCTCTTATCATAGACAACCTCTACTATATCCCCTCTAACATCTACCTTTCTTCTCAAGCCTCCCGCTCTAGATCTCGTTAGCAATATATTATAGTTGATGATAAGGATCATATATTGTCAAAGATACCCATTGGAAAGGGTTTAGGAGCTTCATTATAAGAGGTGTATTATTTAATGCTAGCAGTATTATGTTCCTTCTAACCATTGTGATAGATACTTCTTTTGCTCCTCAGTAAGCTCCTCAATCTCTACGCCAAGTGAGGATAGCTTAAGCCTAGCCACAGCACTATCTATATCATATGGAACATTATATACCCTGGGCTCGAGTTTACCCTTATTCTTAATTAGATATTCTACGGAGAGGGCTTGGTTCGCAAAGCTCATATCCATCACCTCACTTGGATGCCCCTCTGCAGCCACTAGATTTACAAGCCTACCCTCTGCCAGGAGATATAGTC
Coding sequences within it:
- a CDS encoding nucleotidyltransferase domain-containing protein translates to MRRKVDVRGDIVEVVYDKRRFEILEEKRGIAREILQELKKCGIEGYAYGSIARGDVSVDSDVDIAIMGEVSINILVSCLEKRWRIYRGEIIVATPMKTPAMYLYLDPQDMITITKYLGEPSKTEREFFAFGGIVGLEEILAGLRVPGVDKRLKLIIPTERGHIERPVIGYEAEVAKILGVSLDTVIERVRVLTRRDEHGRTGVYFKEGFSGDTPVEEVIRRICKRSGPIRRIFAEKALC